The genomic stretch GATTTAAATGCGTGGCTAAGCGAAGCTGAGCAAGCGGTGGCGTGGGCGTTTGAAAAAATGCTGGAAGAGCATTTGTACTGGACCGTGTTGTACGAGCGCTGGGTTAAGGAGCGTAATTTCAAATTGGGGCCTTATCGTTATTTTCGATTTTTGCCATGGCCGTTGCGCGATATCGTGCCGAAAATGGTACGGCGAAAATTAAAGAAAAGCCTTATCGCACAAGGCATAGGCAGACATAACGAGGCTGATATTTTGCGCCTGGCCAAAAAAGACTTGGATGCGATTGATGATTTTCTGGCCGATAAGCGCTATTTAATGGGCGATCGCATCTGCGCAAGTGATGCGACTGTCTACGCTTTTTGCCAAAGTGCTTTGTGCGAGCTATTCAGTGGCGAGCTACAACAATACGCTGCGAGCAAACAAAATATGGTGGCGTATGTGCAGCGCATGCAGCATGAATATGGCTTTTAGGGCAATACCCTAGGCTTTTGGCGCTAAGCGCGGGCGCAACTGCTCCATAACAAAATCAATAAAGACTCGATACTTGCGCGGCATATTGGCGCGGTAGGGGTAAACCAAAAAAATCGGCGTTGGGTTGGCGTGCCATTGCGGCAAGATTGGCTGCAGTAGTCCCAGTTTGCAATACGTTTCGCCAACAAACTGTGGTAATAGCGCAATGCCATAGCCGGTAATGGCGCTGACCGCCAAGGTCGGGTTGGTGTCGCTACACAACACCGGATTGAGCGCGGCGCGGTATTCGTCTTGCCCATTCATCATCAGCCATTGCCGTGAATGCTGGTAATCGTCATTAATCAGCGTGGCGTGCGCCAGTAAATCACTGGGGTGATTAATCGCGGGGCGGCCTGCTAAATAGCTAGGCGCAGCAAAGAGTTTATCGTGCGCAAAGCCCAGATCTTTCGCCACCAAGCGCTCATCGCCAACGCGGCCGACACGAATGCAAAAATCAACGCCGTCTGCGCCGGGTGAAATCAGGCGGTTGTTCGAATCGACACGAATGCGCAGCTGCGGATGCAGGCGCGCCAATTCGGCCATTAATGGGCCGACCGCATATTGCGACAAAGACGGCGTGGTGCTGATCCACAACTCGCCTTCAATCTGCTGCTGCGTGTCTTCAATATCGAGTCGAACTTGGCCAAGCAATTCGCGCAAAGCCACCGCATGCGGCAGTAATTTTTGCCCCGCTTCGGTCAAAGTCATGCTGCGCGTGCTGCGCAACACCAGCACGGTGCCGAGTTCTTTTTCCAATTCACGAATCAATTGGCTAATGTGGCTTTTGGCGCAACCCCGCTCGATCGCAGCTGCCGTAAAGCTACCAAGGCGTGAAAGTGATTCGAAAGCGAGTAGTGAATCAGGGTCTAGTATTGTTTTCATGGCAGAACAGTGTATTCCATAAATCGCGCTTATCGGCAGATGCGCACCCATCTATCATAACAACATCTAAACATTTGAGAACAAAGAGGCAAACAAAATGCGCCGATTTCTGACTAAGATTTACTCATTCTTACGAAGCGTGATTTCGGGTGTTCATTATGATGCATTCTCGCGTACACCGTTTTATTTAACCAGCGAATGGGAAGTGCCACGCCGTTGTACGCCGATGTCGTGCGAAGAAGAAACGCTGGAGCAATTGCGCGATCGTTGGCGCTTTCATTAATTGGCTGAACCTGCATGGTACTTGATCTAGACGCATATTTAGCAGCTTGCCCGGTGATTGATTGGCAACATCCAATTATTACCGCGCAAGCTTTATTTTTGGCCGACGATTGCGTCGAGCAAACTGTGCGCAATTGCTTTCATTTTGTCCGCGATCACATTGAGCATTCGGTTGATTTTCAGCGCGAGACGATCACGATTACAGCGTCTGAAGTATTAAGTAATGGCAGCAGCCTATGTTTTGGCAAGAGTCATTTATTGGTCGCGCTGCTACGCGCGAATGGGATCGCGGCGGGGCTGTGTTATCAGCGCTTGAAATGGAGTGGCGCGGATTCAGCATTTTGTCTGCATGGTTTGGTGGCATTTTGGTTGGCAGGCAAAGGCTGGAGCCGATGTGATCCGCGCGGCAATACCCGCGCAGGCATCAACGCGCAATGCTTGATTGGGCAAGATTCATTTGCCTTCGCGATTAGGTATCCGGGTGAAAAATTATTCGACGGGATTTATGCGCAACCGTTGCCACAAATCGTTGCGCACTTGCAAAATTGCAACTCGATCAGCCGCTTTTGCGCCACACCGTTTGATTTGCAGCTGGGTGAGCTCACGTTAGTCGCTTGATCTTAAAGATTTTCTTGGTGCGTGATTGCCGCTGTGTATGCTAGAGAATACGGACGAGTGCTTAGCAGCGGAGGTGCATCATGCAAGAGCCATTTCACCCGATGGCGCAATTATTTAGCCAACTGGGTTTAGATAATCGGCCGCAAGCGATTGCGCGCTTTGTCGACGAGCATCCGCTGCCGAAAGAAATCAGCATTGTCGCAGCGCCATTTTTTAACTTTGCCCAATGTGAGTTTTTACGTGAAAGTCGTGAGGAAGATTCGGATTGGTGTGAACTGATTGATCAGCTCGAGGTTATGCTGCACTGGAAAGCGCTGCATTAGGGGTATAGGGCTGTAGTTATTTTTACATATGATTTGTAGCCCTATACCTGATGCTGTATTACATCTTCATTTCGCTAATCACCGCACAGCCAATCCTAGCGCCTGAATTGCCTGAAGGTTGCGTGGTGTAATCGTCTGGGTTGGCGTGAATCACTACTGCGCGACCAATAATTGAATTGGCCGCAGCCTTATCAACACTTAAATCCATCAGCATCACTTCAAATTTAGCTTCGCCTTGCTCATTGGCTTTCAAGTTGGGCATATCACCCGCGTGATGATCGC from Chitinibacter sp. SCUT-21 encodes the following:
- a CDS encoding glutathione S-transferase family protein, whose amino-acid sequence is MAITVYGFGPGYGLPDISPFVLKTMVLLKMANLPYEVNVKGYGNAPKAKLPYLNDDGQIIADSTFIYWHLEHKYQLDLNAWLSEAEQAVAWAFEKMLEEHLYWTVLYERWVKERNFKLGPYRYFRFLPWPLRDIVPKMVRRKLKKSLIAQGIGRHNEADILRLAKKDLDAIDDFLADKRYLMGDRICASDATVYAFCQSALCELFSGELQQYAASKQNMVAYVQRMQHEYGF
- a CDS encoding LysR family transcriptional regulator is translated as MKTILDPDSLLAFESLSRLGSFTAAAIERGCAKSHISQLIRELEKELGTVLVLRSTRSMTLTEAGQKLLPHAVALRELLGQVRLDIEDTQQQIEGELWISTTPSLSQYAVGPLMAELARLHPQLRIRVDSNNRLISPGADGVDFCIRVGRVGDERLVAKDLGFAHDKLFAAPSYLAGRPAINHPSDLLAHATLINDDYQHSRQWLMMNGQDEYRAALNPVLCSDTNPTLAVSAITGYGIALLPQFVGETYCKLGLLQPILPQWHANPTPIFLVYPYRANMPRKYRVFIDFVMEQLRPRLAPKA
- a CDS encoding transglutaminase family protein; protein product: MVLDLDAYLAACPVIDWQHPIITAQALFLADDCVEQTVRNCFHFVRDHIEHSVDFQRETITITASEVLSNGSSLCFGKSHLLVALLRANGIAAGLCYQRLKWSGADSAFCLHGLVAFWLAGKGWSRCDPRGNTRAGINAQCLIGQDSFAFAIRYPGEKLFDGIYAQPLPQIVAHLQNCNSISRFCATPFDLQLGELTLVA
- a CDS encoding DUF2789 domain-containing protein, producing the protein MQEPFHPMAQLFSQLGLDNRPQAIARFVDEHPLPKEISIVAAPFFNFAQCEFLRESREEDSDWCELIDQLEVMLHWKALH